One segment of Manduca sexta isolate Smith_Timp_Sample1 chromosome 27, JHU_Msex_v1.0, whole genome shotgun sequence DNA contains the following:
- the LOC115450857 gene encoding putative serine protease K12H4.7 isoform X2 has translation MIGGEGPADPRWMVKGTWILYAKKHKALCINLEHRYYGESHPVNDLSVKNLQYLSSYQALADLANFINAMNIKYKLNKDVKWIAFGGSYPGSLAAWLRLKYPHLVYAAVSSSGPLLAKVDFSEYFQVVVNALREKTSSEDCVLVLKEAHKQIDELIKSKPEIIEKEFKVCKKFNIASSKDMKNFYNSIADDFADVVQYNEDNRLSANKKYTNLTINTVCDMLTAKGDVPAYKKLAVFNSIILEKSNQTCLDYSYDNMIKDLRNMTWGSEGGRQWMYQTCTEFGFYQTSSGATEVFGDNFKLEFFIQQCQDIFGKKYGADFIQRSAMWTNSDYGALDISVSRVVFVHGSVDPWHALGITNSTNNDAPAIFIRGTAHCANMYPPSEKDSIDLVEARLKIDELLTKWLKQ, from the exons ATGATTGGAGGTGAAGGCCCAGCAGATCCACGTTGGATGGTAAAAGGCACCTGGATACTATATGCTAAGAAACATAAGGCACTTTGTATTAATCTAGAGCACCGTTATTATGGGGAAAGTCATCCTGTCAA TGACCTGAGTGTCAAGAACTTACAGTACTTATCGTCTTATCAGGCGCTTGCTGACTTGGCTAACTTCATTAATGCCATGAACATTAAATATAAGCTGAACAAAGATGTAAAATGGATAGCTTTTGGTGGTTCATACCCAGGTTCGCTTGCTGCTTGGCTACGACTTAAATATCCACATCTCGTGTATGCAGCTGTATCATCTAGTGGCCCATTGTTAGCCAAAGTTGACTTTtcag aaTATTTTCAAGTAGTGGTTAATGCATTGCGTGAAAAGACTTCCAGTGAAGATTGTGTCTTAGTACTAAAAGAAGCTCATAAGCAAATTGATGAGTTGATCAAAAGTAAACCTGAAATCATTGAAAAGGAATTTAA ggtctgtaaaaaatttaatatagcaTCAAGCAAAGACATGAAAAATTTCTACAACTCAATTGCTGATGATTTTGCTGATGTAGTGCAGTACAATGAAGACAACAGATTAAGTGCCAACAAAAAATACACGAATCTAACAATAAATACt GTTTGTGACATGTTAACTGCAAAAGGAGATGTGCCCGCGTATAAAAAGTTAGCGGTTTTTAATTCCATCATATTAGAAAAATCTAACCAAACATGCTTGGATTACTCTTATGATAATATGATTAAAGATCTCCGAAATATGACATGGGGATCAGAAGGAG GTCGTCAGTGGATGTACCAGACGTGCACAGAATTTGGTTTTTACCAGACTTCGTCAGGGGCGACAGAAGTGTTTGGGGACAACTTTAAACTTGAGTTCTTTATACAACAATGCCAGGATATTTTTGGCAAAAA GTACGGAGCTGATTTCATCCAAAGGTCTGCTATGTGGACCAACAGTGACTACGGCGCGCTAGATATATCCGTGTCGAGGGTGGTGTTCGTGCACGGGTCGGTGGACCCCTGGCATGCGCTCGGGATCACTAATAGCACGAATAACGACGCTCCTGCTATCTTCATACGTG GAACTGCCCACTGTGCCAACATGTATCCACCAAGTGAAAAAGATTCGATCGACTTAGTGGAAGCTCGTTTAAAAATCGACGAACTCCTTACCAAATGGCTGAAGCAGTAA
- the LOC115450857 gene encoding putative serine protease K12H4.7 isoform X1: protein MQLLILIIIPLITTVSGGKNFHLGRRKGGNLGAPGDYKNENLPPAQWFIQKLDHSTSSDLRTWKQRYFVNDTFYDFDNPGPVFLMIGGEGPADPRWMVKGTWILYAKKHKALCINLEHRYYGESHPVNDLSVKNLQYLSSYQALADLANFINAMNIKYKLNKDVKWIAFGGSYPGSLAAWLRLKYPHLVYAAVSSSGPLLAKVDFSEYFQVVVNALREKTSSEDCVLVLKEAHKQIDELIKSKPEIIEKEFKVCKKFNIASSKDMKNFYNSIADDFADVVQYNEDNRLSANKKYTNLTINTVCDMLTAKGDVPAYKKLAVFNSIILEKSNQTCLDYSYDNMIKDLRNMTWGSEGGRQWMYQTCTEFGFYQTSSGATEVFGDNFKLEFFIQQCQDIFGKKYGADFIQRSAMWTNSDYGALDISVSRVVFVHGSVDPWHALGITNSTNNDAPAIFIRGTAHCANMYPPSEKDSIDLVEARLKIDELLTKWLKQ from the exons atgcaattattaatattgataataattccTTTGATAACCACGGTCTCCGGCGGAAAGAACTTTCACCTCGGCCGTCGTAAAGGAGGTAATCTAGGTGCGCCGGGAGATTACAAAAATGAAAACTTGCCGCCAGCTCAGTGGTTTATACAAAAACTGGATCACTCCACTTCATCAGATTTAAGAACATGGAAACAA CGTTATTTCGTCAATGATACTTTCTACGATTTTGATAATCCGGGACCTGTCTTTTTGATGATTGGAGGTGAAGGCCCAGCAGATCCACGTTGGATGGTAAAAGGCACCTGGATACTATATGCTAAGAAACATAAGGCACTTTGTATTAATCTAGAGCACCGTTATTATGGGGAAAGTCATCCTGTCAA TGACCTGAGTGTCAAGAACTTACAGTACTTATCGTCTTATCAGGCGCTTGCTGACTTGGCTAACTTCATTAATGCCATGAACATTAAATATAAGCTGAACAAAGATGTAAAATGGATAGCTTTTGGTGGTTCATACCCAGGTTCGCTTGCTGCTTGGCTACGACTTAAATATCCACATCTCGTGTATGCAGCTGTATCATCTAGTGGCCCATTGTTAGCCAAAGTTGACTTTtcag aaTATTTTCAAGTAGTGGTTAATGCATTGCGTGAAAAGACTTCCAGTGAAGATTGTGTCTTAGTACTAAAAGAAGCTCATAAGCAAATTGATGAGTTGATCAAAAGTAAACCTGAAATCATTGAAAAGGAATTTAA ggtctgtaaaaaatttaatatagcaTCAAGCAAAGACATGAAAAATTTCTACAACTCAATTGCTGATGATTTTGCTGATGTAGTGCAGTACAATGAAGACAACAGATTAAGTGCCAACAAAAAATACACGAATCTAACAATAAATACt GTTTGTGACATGTTAACTGCAAAAGGAGATGTGCCCGCGTATAAAAAGTTAGCGGTTTTTAATTCCATCATATTAGAAAAATCTAACCAAACATGCTTGGATTACTCTTATGATAATATGATTAAAGATCTCCGAAATATGACATGGGGATCAGAAGGAG GTCGTCAGTGGATGTACCAGACGTGCACAGAATTTGGTTTTTACCAGACTTCGTCAGGGGCGACAGAAGTGTTTGGGGACAACTTTAAACTTGAGTTCTTTATACAACAATGCCAGGATATTTTTGGCAAAAA GTACGGAGCTGATTTCATCCAAAGGTCTGCTATGTGGACCAACAGTGACTACGGCGCGCTAGATATATCCGTGTCGAGGGTGGTGTTCGTGCACGGGTCGGTGGACCCCTGGCATGCGCTCGGGATCACTAATAGCACGAATAACGACGCTCCTGCTATCTTCATACGTG GAACTGCCCACTGTGCCAACATGTATCCACCAAGTGAAAAAGATTCGATCGACTTAGTGGAAGCTCGTTTAAAAATCGACGAACTCCTTACCAAATGGCTGAAGCAGTAA